A window of Pseudomonadota bacterium genomic DNA:
TGACGAAGCTGCGCACACGAGCTCTCGGCCTTTCGTCCTCGGCAGCAACGCTGGTCGGCGCGTCGTCTTCCCGCTCTGCCATCGCCTAGAAGAAGATGCCTTCGATGGGCGATGAGGCGGTGGCGTAGCGCTTCTTCGGAATCCGCCCGGCGCGGTAGGCCAGGCGGCCCGCTTCCACGCCGAGGCGCATCGCGTGGGCCATCATCACCGCATCGCGGGCGCCGGCGATCGCCGTGTTCATGAGCACGCCGTCGCAGCCGAGCTCCATCGCGAAGGCCGCATCGGAGGCGGTGCCCACGCCCGCGTCCACCAGCACGGGCACCTTCGCTTCCTCGACGATCGTGAGGATGTTGTAGGGGTTCTGGATGCCGAGGCCGGAGCCGATCGGCGCAGCCAGCGGCATCACCGCGACGCAGCCGAGTTCCTCGAAGCGTTTCGCCATGATGGGGTCGTCGTTGGTGTACACCATGACGTCGAAGCCGTCCTTCACCAGCGTGGCCGCCGCCTCCAAGGTGGCGGGGACGTCCGGGAACAGGGTCTTCTCATCCCCGAGGACTTCGAGCTTCACCAAGGAGTGGCCATCGAGCAACTCGCGTGCCAGGTGGCAGGTGCGGACGGCGTCCTTCGCCGTGTAGC
This region includes:
- a CDS encoding thiazole synthase, which codes for MNDTPSPTATAANADPLTIAGKQYRSRLLTGTGKYADLDETRAATQAAGAEIVTVAIRRTNIGQHADEPSLLEALPPEEFTLLPNTAGCYTAKDAVRTCHLARELLDGHSLVKLEVLGDEKTLFPDVPATLEAAATLVKDGFDVMVYTNDDPIMAKRFEELGCVAVMPLAAPIGSGLGIQNPYNILTIVEEAKVPVLVDAGVGTASDAAFAMELGCDGVLMNTAIAGARDAVMMAHAMRLGVEAGRLAYRAGRIPKKRYATASSPIEGIFF